In the Lusitaniella coriacea LEGE 07157 genome, one interval contains:
- the cysE gene encoding serine O-acetyltransferase translates to MLSTLIADFRIIFDRDPAARNWLEVIFCYPGLQALLFHRVAHWLYHVGLPFIPRLISHIARFLTGIEIHPGAQIGGGVFIDHGMGVVIGETTIIGNYCLIYQGVTLGGTGKESGKRHPTLGENVVVGTGAKVLGNLQIGNDVRIGAGSVVLRDVPSDCTVVGVPGRIVYRSGVRVNPLEHGKLPDSEATVIRALVDRIENLEAQLQKLQAQQSGTASIVHAALSEGDSPEEGQCCRLKDKDIQAFLESAKG, encoded by the coding sequence GTGCTATCTACACTAATTGCTGACTTTCGTATTATCTTCGATCGCGACCCTGCCGCCCGGAACTGGCTGGAGGTCATCTTTTGCTATCCCGGACTGCAAGCGCTGCTTTTTCACCGGGTTGCCCATTGGTTGTATCACGTCGGTCTTCCCTTCATCCCTCGCCTAATTTCCCACATCGCCCGCTTCCTCACGGGCATTGAAATCCACCCCGGCGCGCAAATCGGAGGTGGCGTGTTTATCGACCACGGAATGGGGGTTGTGATTGGGGAAACCACTATTATTGGCAATTATTGCTTGATTTACCAAGGCGTAACTCTTGGGGGAACGGGGAAAGAAAGCGGCAAACGTCACCCCACATTAGGGGAAAATGTTGTTGTGGGGACGGGCGCAAAAGTGCTGGGAAATCTGCAAATAGGCAATGACGTGCGCATTGGTGCGGGGTCTGTCGTCCTGCGAGACGTTCCCTCCGATTGCACGGTGGTGGGGGTTCCCGGTCGTATTGTTTATCGCTCTGGCGTTCGCGTTAATCCCCTAGAACATGGCAAATTGCCGGATTCTGAAGCAACAGTCATTCGAGCCTTAGTAGACCGGATTGAGAACCTTGAAGCGCAACTGCAAAAATTACAAGCGCAACAATCGGGAACCGCTTCCATCGTTCACGCTGCCTTATCAGAAGGAGATTCTCCAGAAGAGGGTCAATGTTGTCGCCTCAAGGATAAGGACATTCAAGCTTTTTTGGAGAGTGCCAAAGGGTGA
- a CDS encoding element excision factor XisH family protein gives MKSFLAHSLTSEFHKALGQFLNYRVALKVKEPHRTLFLAVLAKVYRNFFV, from the coding sequence ATTAAGAGCTTTTTAGCACACTCCCTCACATCAGAATTCCATAAAGCATTAGGTCAGTTTCTTAATTATCGAGTTGCACTAAAAGTCAAAGAACCCCATCGAACACTCTTTCTAGCTGTTCTAGCAAAAGTATATCGCAACTTTTTTGTCTGA
- a CDS encoding element excision factor XisH family protein has product MAAKDVYPNTVIVALEKESWLITHNPLILELSSGYL; this is encoded by the coding sequence ATGGCGGCCAAAGATGTTTACCCTAATACGGTTATTGTCGCCCTCGAAAAAGAGAGCTGGCTCATTACCCATAACCCACTCATTTTAGAATTGTCTTCTGGTTATTTGTAG
- a CDS encoding phosphate-starvation-inducible PsiE family protein translates to MLPFKKFLYKFFRTGKDKNFLLVVEHIEILIAKFLSILMLLVTLFAIFELCVFLFKSLFFHSFITFFETPQSKLFEAFGLFLNVLIALEILENITVYLRDHDVPYELVLATSLIAVSRKIIIFDLEKKDAMDLIALGVAVLSLSVSYFILSIKNKHK, encoded by the coding sequence ATGTTGCCTTTTAAAAAATTTCTTTACAAATTCTTCAGAACCGGAAAAGATAAAAACTTTCTTCTCGTTGTAGAACACATTGAAATCCTTATTGCAAAATTTCTCTCAATCTTAATGCTTTTGGTGACGCTGTTTGCCATTTTTGAACTTTGCGTTTTCCTATTTAAATCTTTATTTTTTCATTCTTTCATAACTTTTTTTGAAACACCTCAATCCAAACTATTTGAAGCATTTGGCTTGTTCTTGAATGTTTTGATCGCTTTAGAAATTCTTGAAAATATAACCGTTTATCTAAGAGATCATGATGTACCCTATGAGTTGGTTCTTGCAACTTCCTTAATTGCAGTCTCGCGAAAGATCATCATCTTCGATCTTGAAAAAAAAGATGCAATGGATCTGATTGCTTTGGGTGTTGCTGTTTTGTCGCTCTCCGTTAGTTACTTTATCCTTAGTATTAAAAATAAACATAAATAG